A window of Photobacterium sp. GJ3 contains these coding sequences:
- a CDS encoding NAD(P)H-binding protein, producing MSHPISAIIAGATGLVGNELLHLLLGSETIGNVYALSRSALPYRSKHLVQLVHPELRITEWDEQDPVPQLGLICLGTTLKSAGSKDGLRAVDVELVKSVARNMRQLGVETLVVISSLGASRYSPSFYLRCKAEMEQAVAALEFSHCIIVRPGPLSGERTPPRPGEEMSLKILDTLSPLLIGPLSSLTPIAAEDVAAAMLQLGIESLNTALRRPGLFAAMHSDARPLAAHNTNPDLRLEAGFAHRVTIVPFHITIHASLK from the coding sequence ATGTCACACCCCATCAGCGCTATCATTGCCGGGGCCACCGGACTGGTCGGCAATGAACTCTTACACCTACTGCTGGGCAGTGAAACGATCGGCAACGTCTATGCCCTGTCGCGCTCCGCCTTACCTTATCGCAGTAAACATCTGGTTCAGCTGGTTCACCCGGAACTCAGAATTACAGAATGGGACGAACAGGACCCGGTCCCGCAACTTGGGCTGATTTGCTTAGGGACAACCCTGAAAAGTGCCGGCAGTAAAGATGGGCTGCGGGCCGTTGATGTTGAACTGGTCAAATCCGTCGCGCGCAATATGCGACAACTGGGCGTTGAGACCCTGGTGGTGATTTCCAGCCTGGGTGCCAGCCGCTACTCCCCCTCTTTCTACCTGCGCTGTAAAGCCGAAATGGAACAGGCGGTCGCTGCGCTGGAATTTTCACACTGTATTATTGTGCGCCCCGGTCCACTGTCCGGTGAACGCACACCGCCCCGTCCCGGTGAAGAAATGTCACTGAAAATTCTGGACACCCTTTCTCCCCTCTTAATAGGTCCATTGTCCTCACTAACTCCGATTGCTGCTGAAGATGTCGCAGCAGCCATGTTGCAACTGGGAATTGAGTCACTCAACACAGCCCTGAGAAGGCCCGGATTATTCGCAGCAATGCACTCAGACGCCCGCCCTTTGGCGGCGCACAACACGAATCCTGACCTCCGGCTTGAAGCCGGTTTCGCGCATCGGGTGACAATTGTCCCTTTCCACATTACAATCCACGCCTCTTTGAAATGA
- the dsbB gene encoding disulfide bond formation protein DsbB — protein MQLLKTFSQRRLSWLLLLLFVIFFEGCALFFQHVMNLAPCVMCIYERIAMFGIGIAALVGVIAPDKPVFRWAGLALWGYSAWRGFSLAQEHVGYQFNPSPFATCDLFVQLPSWAPLNQWMPWLFEAYGDCSKVVWQFLGQSMPQWLVIIFAANLIAWAVIVLSQFAKNGNRVHSHN, from the coding sequence ATGCAACTGTTAAAAACCTTCAGCCAGCGACGCCTGTCCTGGCTCCTGCTACTGCTATTTGTCATCTTCTTTGAAGGGTGTGCTCTGTTCTTTCAGCACGTCATGAACCTTGCACCTTGTGTGATGTGTATTTATGAACGCATTGCGATGTTTGGCATCGGGATTGCGGCACTGGTGGGTGTGATTGCACCAGACAAACCAGTGTTTCGCTGGGCGGGTCTGGCGCTCTGGGGATACAGTGCCTGGCGTGGATTTTCGCTGGCTCAGGAGCATGTCGGTTATCAGTTTAATCCTTCTCCCTTTGCGACCTGCGATTTGTTTGTACAGTTACCGTCCTGGGCACCGCTGAATCAGTGGATGCCGTGGCTGTTTGAAGCCTATGGGGATTGCAGCAAAGTAGTCTGGCAATTCTTGGGCCAGTCGATGCCGCAGTGGCTGGTCATTATTTTTGCCGCCAACCTGATCGCCTGGGCCGTGATTGTGCTGTCCCAGTTTGCCAAAAACGGTAACCGAGTACACTCTCACAACTGA
- the nhaB gene encoding Na(+)/H(+) antiporter NhaB: MAITLGNAFIKNFLGKAPDWYKLTIIAFLVINPIVFFLIDPFVAGWLLVVEFIFTLAMALKCYPLQPGGLLAIEAVAIGMTTPELVKHELVANIEVLLLLIFMVAGIYFMKQLLLFIFTKILIGIRSKVLLSLSFCIMAAFLSAFLDALTVIAVVISVTTGFYSIYHKVASGQEPHAAHDHTSDHDIHELSRDDLENYRAFLRSLLMHAGVGTALGGVMTMVGEPQNLIIANQAGWQFGEFFLRMAPVTIPVFFCGMLTCVLVEKFGICGYGAKLPENVRKILIDFDNEERKRRTNLDVAKLWIQVIIAVWLIVGLALHLAAVGLIGLTVIILATAFTGIIEEHSLGKAFEEALPFTALLAVFFSIVAVIIEQKLFSPIITAVLEMDGSAQMGMFYIANGLLSMVSDNVFVGTVYINEVKSALIDGMLDRERFDMLAVAINTGTNLPSVATPNGQAAFLFALTSALAPLIRLSYGRMVYMALPYTLVLSLIGLAGIELTLIPMTDWMYQQGWLTAASEVIPQLAPAAGH, encoded by the coding sequence ATGGCTATCACGCTAGGGAACGCGTTTATTAAAAACTTTCTGGGCAAAGCGCCCGACTGGTATAAGCTCACTATCATCGCCTTCCTGGTGATCAACCCGATCGTCTTCTTTTTGATTGACCCTTTTGTCGCCGGGTGGTTGTTGGTGGTGGAATTTATCTTCACACTGGCTATGGCCCTGAAGTGCTACCCGCTGCAACCCGGCGGTCTGCTGGCAATTGAGGCAGTTGCCATCGGGATGACCACACCAGAACTGGTTAAGCATGAATTGGTGGCAAACATTGAAGTGTTACTGCTGCTGATCTTCATGGTGGCTGGTATCTACTTTATGAAGCAGCTGCTGCTGTTCATTTTCACCAAGATCCTGATCGGTATCCGTTCTAAGGTTCTGTTATCCCTGTCTTTCTGTATTATGGCTGCATTCCTGTCGGCATTCCTGGATGCACTGACCGTGATAGCTGTCGTGATCAGCGTGACCACAGGTTTCTACAGTATCTATCATAAAGTCGCGTCCGGTCAGGAGCCGCATGCAGCGCATGATCATACGTCTGACCATGATATTCATGAACTGAGCCGCGACGATCTGGAAAACTACCGTGCCTTCCTGCGAAGCCTGCTGATGCATGCTGGTGTGGGGACCGCACTGGGTGGTGTGATGACCATGGTTGGTGAACCACAGAACCTGATCATTGCCAATCAGGCTGGCTGGCAGTTTGGGGAGTTCTTCCTGCGCATGGCGCCGGTGACCATTCCGGTATTCTTCTGCGGCATGCTGACCTGTGTGCTGGTTGAGAAATTTGGCATCTGTGGCTACGGCGCGAAGCTGCCGGAAAATGTCCGTAAGATTCTGATTGATTTCGACAACGAAGAACGCAAACGTCGCACCAATCTGGATGTGGCCAAGCTCTGGATTCAGGTCATCATCGCCGTCTGGCTGATTGTGGGTCTGGCGCTGCACCTTGCTGCGGTTGGCCTGATCGGTCTGACCGTGATCATTCTGGCTACTGCATTTACCGGCATCATCGAAGAGCATTCACTTGGAAAAGCCTTTGAAGAGGCCCTGCCCTTTACCGCACTGCTGGCCGTATTTTTCTCCATCGTTGCCGTCATTATCGAGCAGAAGCTGTTCAGCCCGATCATTACCGCCGTCCTGGAAATGGACGGTAGTGCGCAAATGGGCATGTTCTACATCGCAAATGGCCTGCTTTCCATGGTGTCGGATAACGTCTTCGTGGGCACGGTATACATCAACGAGGTCAAATCTGCGCTGATCGACGGCATGCTGGATCGCGAGCGCTTCGATATGCTGGCAGTCGCCATCAATACAGGGACCAACCTGCCATCCGTCGCCACGCCGAACGGCCAGGCGGCATTCCTGTTCGCGCTGACGTCTGCACTGGCACCGCTGATTCGTTTATCTTACGGTCGCATGGTGTATATGGCCCTGCCGTATACGCTGGTACTGTCTCTGATTGGCCTAGCGGGCATTGAGCTGACACTGATTCCAATGACAGACTGGATGTACCAGCAGGGCTGGCTTACCGCAGCCAGTGAGGTGATTCCACAATTGGCGCCTGCCGCTGGACACTAA
- the fadR gene encoding fatty acid metabolism transcriptional regulator FadR, translating to MVIKADSPATFAEKYIIESIWNNHFPQGSILPAERELSELIGVTRTTLREVLQRLARDGWLTIQHGKPTRVNNYMDTSGLSILDTLITLDGQDVQRVLEDLLSARTDISSVYMRYAVKSNSEKVSQLLDYVIHSCEHLLAAESFESFVESSDTKAELLLEVRKIVDKYGKDDPELCEQICRARAFNYFDYRMFQGMATHSGNILYVLTINGLRKIYTRVGGYYFMNREACELALSYYRDLKAFCDNHQPELVADRIRKYGRDSGAIWYSNRVEIARFLHEEEQ from the coding sequence ATGGTTATAAAGGCTGACAGCCCAGCAACATTTGCTGAAAAATACATCATTGAGAGCATTTGGAATAATCATTTCCCGCAGGGGTCAATTCTGCCTGCTGAACGTGAGTTATCCGAGCTGATTGGTGTAACGCGCACAACTTTACGCGAAGTGCTTCAGCGCTTGGCTCGAGACGGGTGGCTGACAATTCAGCACGGTAAACCCACCCGTGTGAACAATTATATGGATACATCCGGACTGAGTATTCTGGATACGCTGATTACGCTGGACGGCCAGGATGTACAACGTGTTCTGGAAGATCTGCTTTCGGCCAGAACCGATATCAGTAGCGTGTATATGCGCTATGCGGTGAAGTCAAACAGTGAGAAAGTCAGTCAGTTACTGGATTATGTGATTCATTCCTGTGAACATCTGCTGGCTGCAGAGAGCTTCGAATCTTTCGTTGAAAGCAGCGATACAAAAGCTGAGTTGCTGCTGGAAGTGAGAAAGATCGTCGATAAATACGGCAAAGATGATCCGGAACTCTGTGAGCAAATCTGCCGGGCACGTGCGTTTAACTATTTTGATTACCGGATGTTCCAGGGGATGGCGACACACTCAGGAAACATCCTGTATGTACTGACCATCAACGGCCTGCGTAAGATTTACACCCGGGTTGGCGGTTACTATTTTATGAACCGTGAAGCCTGCGAGCTGGCACTGAGCTACTACCGTGATCTGAAAGCCTTCTGTGATAACCATCAGCCTGAGCTGGTGGCAGATCGGATTCGCAAATATGGCCGTGACAGCGGTGCGATTTGGTACAGTAACCGGGTAGAAATCGCTCGCTTTTTGCACGAAGAAGAGCAGTAA
- a CDS encoding SpoVR family protein, whose translation MVTDTKQKALSDGPDWTFELLEDYHQEIKRVANHYRLDTYQNQIEIITAEQMMDAYSSIGMPINYHHWSFGKRFIETERGYKHGQMGLAYEIVINSEPCIAYLMEENTITMQALVMAHASYGHNSFFKGNYLFKTWTDAGSIIDYLLFARKYITECEEKYGEEDVEKLLDSCHALMNYGVDRYKRPQKISLVVEKARQKAREDYLQTQVNALWRTIPTHAEKDNEHEEIRFPSDPQENILYFIEKHAPLLEPWQREIVRIVRKVSQYFYPQKQTQVMNEGWATFWHYTILNHLYDEGLVTDRFMIEFLHSHTNVVAQPSYNSPYYNGINPYALGFAMFQDIRRICENPTEEDRYWFPDIAGKNWLDTVHFAMENFKDESFISQFLSPKLMRDFKFFAVDDDDRNNYVEVDAIHNEEGYRAIREKLSSQYNLSNNEPNIQVWNVALRGDRSLTLRYVPHNRIPLADSYNEVLKHLHRLWGFDVILEEELSDGRSHILAACPVRGSSYTTDI comes from the coding sequence ATGGTAACAGACACCAAACAAAAGGCACTCAGTGATGGTCCGGACTGGACATTCGAACTGCTTGAAGATTACCACCAAGAAATCAAGCGGGTGGCCAATCATTATCGTCTGGATACTTATCAGAATCAGATTGAGATCATTACTGCCGAACAAATGATGGACGCGTATTCCAGTATTGGGATGCCGATTAACTATCATCACTGGTCTTTCGGGAAACGTTTCATTGAAACGGAGCGCGGTTATAAGCACGGTCAGATGGGACTGGCCTATGAAATTGTCATCAACTCCGAGCCTTGTATTGCCTATCTGATGGAAGAAAACACCATTACCATGCAAGCCCTGGTGATGGCACACGCAAGTTATGGGCACAATTCATTTTTCAAAGGCAACTATCTGTTCAAAACCTGGACGGATGCAGGCTCCATTATTGATTACCTCCTCTTCGCACGGAAGTACATCACCGAATGTGAAGAGAAGTATGGTGAAGAAGACGTCGAGAAATTACTCGACTCTTGTCATGCGCTGATGAATTACGGTGTGGATCGTTATAAACGGCCTCAGAAGATTTCACTGGTTGTCGAAAAAGCCCGGCAGAAAGCCCGGGAAGATTATCTTCAGACTCAGGTCAATGCCCTCTGGCGAACCATCCCGACCCATGCAGAAAAAGACAATGAGCATGAAGAAATCCGTTTTCCTTCAGATCCGCAGGAAAATATTCTGTACTTCATCGAGAAACATGCTCCGCTTCTGGAGCCCTGGCAGCGTGAAATTGTCCGGATTGTGAGAAAGGTCAGCCAGTATTTCTATCCGCAAAAGCAAACGCAGGTGATGAATGAAGGCTGGGCCACCTTCTGGCACTACACCATCCTGAATCATCTGTACGATGAAGGATTGGTCACAGACCGGTTTATGATCGAGTTCCTGCACAGCCACACCAATGTGGTTGCCCAGCCAAGTTACAACAGCCCGTATTACAATGGGATCAACCCTTATGCACTGGGATTTGCCATGTTCCAGGACATCCGGCGCATTTGTGAAAACCCGACCGAAGAAGACAGATACTGGTTTCCGGACATCGCCGGGAAAAACTGGCTGGATACCGTGCATTTCGCCATGGAAAACTTCAAAGACGAAAGCTTTATCAGTCAGTTTTTATCTCCGAAACTCATGCGAGACTTCAAGTTTTTTGCTGTGGATGATGATGACAGAAATAACTATGTCGAAGTTGATGCCATTCATAATGAAGAAGGATACCGGGCCATTCGTGAAAAGCTCTCGTCACAGTACAACCTGAGCAATAATGAGCCGAACATTCAGGTCTGGAACGTGGCGCTGCGGGGCGACCGTTCACTGACCCTGCGTTATGTACCGCACAATCGTATCCCGCTGGCAGACAGCTATAACGAGGTTCTAAAGCATCTGCATCGACTGTGGGGATTTGACGTCATTCTGGAAGAAGAGCTCAGCGATGGCAGAAGTCATATTCTGGCGGCCTGCCCCGTCCGGGGAAGCAGCTACACCACTGATATCTGA
- a CDS encoding YeaH/YhbH family protein, with protein MAHFIDRRLNGKNKSTVNRQRFLRRHKQQIKDSIADAVNKRSITDVDSGESISIPSRDIREPAFHQGRGGHREIVHPGNDQFSPGDRIERPQGGAGSGGSGEGQASPDGEGQDDFVFQISKDEYLDLLFEDLELPNLKKNQFNKIVEWKTFRSGYKSSGVPANIAIVKSLQNSLARRTAMTAAKRRQLRELEQELDRLQSTEPAQPFDEQRVKEEIQTLRERISSVPFIDTFDLRYKNYERRPMPSSQAVMFCLMDVSGSMDQATKDMAKRFYILLYLFLTRTYKNVEVVFIRHHTQAKEVDEHEFFYSQETGGTIVSSALRLMDEIVKKRYSPSEWNIYAAQASDGDNWADDSPGCRELLNKHILPVSRYYAYIEITRRAHQTLWREYESLLGGHDNFAMQNIRGVDDIFPVFRELFKKQVH; from the coding sequence ATGGCGCATTTTATCGACCGCAGGCTCAACGGTAAAAATAAGAGTACGGTGAACCGGCAGCGCTTTTTACGCCGGCACAAGCAACAGATCAAAGACTCGATTGCTGATGCAGTAAATAAGCGCTCCATCACGGATGTAGATAGCGGCGAGAGTATTTCAATCCCTTCGCGCGACATCCGTGAACCTGCTTTCCATCAGGGACGTGGTGGGCACAGGGAAATCGTGCACCCTGGCAATGATCAGTTCAGCCCTGGCGACCGCATTGAGCGGCCCCAGGGGGGAGCTGGTTCAGGGGGCTCAGGAGAAGGCCAGGCCAGCCCCGACGGGGAAGGTCAGGATGATTTTGTGTTCCAGATTTCCAAAGACGAGTACCTCGATCTGCTGTTTGAAGATCTGGAATTACCGAATCTGAAGAAAAACCAGTTCAACAAGATTGTGGAGTGGAAAACGTTCCGGTCTGGCTATAAGTCGAGCGGTGTTCCGGCCAATATTGCCATTGTGAAATCCTTGCAGAATTCACTGGCACGCCGTACTGCAATGACCGCAGCCAAACGCCGCCAGCTTCGTGAACTGGAGCAGGAACTGGATCGGTTACAAAGTACAGAACCAGCACAGCCTTTTGATGAGCAGCGGGTCAAAGAAGAAATTCAGACCTTGCGTGAGCGCATCAGCAGCGTGCCTTTCATTGACACCTTTGACCTGAGGTACAAAAACTACGAACGCCGTCCGATGCCCAGCAGCCAGGCTGTGATGTTCTGCCTGATGGACGTCTCCGGCTCCATGGATCAGGCGACTAAGGATATGGCGAAACGATTCTACATTCTGCTTTATCTGTTCCTGACCCGAACCTATAAAAATGTGGAAGTGGTGTTTATCCGGCACCACACGCAGGCGAAAGAAGTTGATGAACACGAATTTTTCTATTCACAGGAAACCGGGGGCACCATTGTTTCCAGCGCCCTCCGCCTGATGGATGAAATCGTGAAAAAACGTTACTCGCCTTCGGAATGGAACATCTATGCTGCGCAAGCATCGGATGGGGATAACTGGGCTGATGACTCACCGGGTTGCCGTGAATTGCTGAACAAGCATATTCTTCCGGTGTCTCGTTACTACGCTTATATCGAAATTACCCGCAGAGCACACCAGACACTGTGGCGGGAATACGAATCGCTGCTGGGAGGTCATGACAACTTCGCCATGCAGAATATTCGGGGCGTGGATGACATCTTCCCGGTCTTCCGGGAGCTGTTTAAGAAACAAGTCCATTAA